One genomic region from Cydia amplana chromosome Z, ilCydAmpl1.1, whole genome shotgun sequence encodes:
- the LOC134661899 gene encoding transmembrane protein 256 homolog isoform X1: MVNLMDTLMINTVTDGAMTFLRHIGVFKSKTVEAPPVTIIVKMPLWELAQEAGPFVRLAGLSGASAVVLGAMGAHRTFPETDTKEDLRKIFDTANRFHFLHTLALMTVPLCKRPYIAGAFFMAGMGLFCGTCYYHAFTGDRSLRRLTPIGGSCLILGWIAMVF; the protein is encoded by the exons ATGGTAAATTTGATGGATACTTTGATGATTAATACGGTGACGGACGGAGCTATGACTTTCTTGCGCCATATC GGCGTGTTTAAGTCCAAGACTGTAGAGGCTCCACCAGTAACCATTATAGTAAAGATGCCTCTGTGGGAGTTGGCGCAAGAAGCTGGGCCGTTCGTGCGGCTCGCCGGCCTGAGCGGAGCTTCCGCCGTAGTGCTGGGAGCTATGGGTGCCCATCGCACTTTCCCAGAAACTGATACCAAAGAAGATCTGAGGAAAATATTTGATACTGCTAATCGGTTCCATTTCCTGCACACTTTGGCACTAATGACAGTGCCTCTGTGCAAAAGACCTTACATT GCTGGAGCATTCTTCATGGCAGGGATGGGGTTATTCTGTGGAACCTGTTACTACCATGCATTCACTGGAGACCGCAGTTTGCGTAGACTCACACCAATAGGGGGTTCATGCCTCATACTTGGCTGGATAGCAATGGTATTTTAA
- the LOC134661899 gene encoding transmembrane protein 256 homolog isoform X2 has product MPLWELAQEAGPFVRLAGLSGASAVVLGAMGAHRTFPETDTKEDLRKIFDTANRFHFLHTLALMTVPLCKRPYIAGAFFMAGMGLFCGTCYYHAFTGDRSLRRLTPIGGSCLILGWIAMVF; this is encoded by the exons ATGCCTCTGTGGGAGTTGGCGCAAGAAGCTGGGCCGTTCGTGCGGCTCGCCGGCCTGAGCGGAGCTTCCGCCGTAGTGCTGGGAGCTATGGGTGCCCATCGCACTTTCCCAGAAACTGATACCAAAGAAGATCTGAGGAAAATATTTGATACTGCTAATCGGTTCCATTTCCTGCACACTTTGGCACTAATGACAGTGCCTCTGTGCAAAAGACCTTACATT GCTGGAGCATTCTTCATGGCAGGGATGGGGTTATTCTGTGGAACCTGTTACTACCATGCATTCACTGGAGACCGCAGTTTGCGTAGACTCACACCAATAGGGGGTTCATGCCTCATACTTGGCTGGATAGCAATGGTATTTTAA